From one Pan troglodytes isolate AG18354 chromosome 13, NHGRI_mPanTro3-v2.0_pri, whole genome shotgun sequence genomic stretch:
- the ING5 gene encoding inhibitor of growth protein 5 isoform X6: protein MATAMYLEHYLDSIENLPCELQRNFQLMRELDQRTEDKKAEIDILAAEYISTVKTLSPDQRVERLQKIQNAYSKCKEYSDDKVQLAMQTYEMVDKHIRRLDADLARFEADLKDKMEGSDFESSGGRGLKKGRGQKEKRGSRGRGRRTSEEDTPKKKKHKGGSEFTDTILSVHPSDVLDMPVDPNEPTYCLCHQVSYGEMIGCDNPDCPIEWFHFACVDLTTKPKGKWFCPRCVQEKRKKK, encoded by the exons ATGGCGACCGCCATGTACTTGGAGCACTATCTGGACA GTATCGAGAACCTTCCCTGCGAACTTCAGAGGAACTTCCAGCTGATGCGAGAGCTGGACCAGAGGACGGAAG ATAAGAAAGCAGAGATTGACATCCTGGCTGCAGAGTACATCTCCACGGTGAAGACGCTGTCTCCAGACCAGCGCGTGGAGCGCCTGCAGAAGATCCAGAACGCCTACAGCAAGTGCAAGGAATACAGTGACGACAAAGTGCAGCTGGCCATGCAGACCTACGAGATG GTGGATAAACACATTCGAAGGCTTGATGCAGACCTGGCGCGCTTTGAGGCAGATCTGAAGGACAAGATGGAGGGCAGTGATTTTGAAAGCTCCGGAGGGCGAGGGTTAAAAA AAGGCCGgggtcagaaagaaaaaagagggtcccggggccgaggcaggaggacatCAGAGGAAGACAcaccaaagaaaaagaagcacaAAGGAGG GTCTGAGTTCACTGACACCATCCTGTCCGTGCACCCCTCTGACGTGCTGGACATGCCCGTGGACCCGAACGAACCCACGTACTGCCTTTGCCACCAGGTCTCCTATGGGGAGATGATTGGCTGTGACAATCCAGAC TGTCCAATTGAGTGGTTTCACTTTGCCTGCGTGGACCTTACCACGAAACCCAAAGGAAAATG GTTCTGTCCACGGTGTGtccaggaaaagaggaagaagaagtag
- the ING5 gene encoding inhibitor of growth protein 5 isoform X9, whose translation MATAMYLEHYLDSIENLPCELQRNFQLMRELDQRTEDKKAEIDILAAEYISTVKTLSPDQRVERLQKIQNAYSKCKEYSDDKVQLAMQTYEMVDKHIRRLDADLARFEADLKDKMEGSDFESSGGRGLKKGRGQKEKRGSRGRGRRTSEEDTPKKKKHKGGGNSVLSLPAPSCSEPEGPVPTVPFLRESGTPPGLFLTQCCFSRVC comes from the exons ATGGCGACCGCCATGTACTTGGAGCACTATCTGGACA GTATCGAGAACCTTCCCTGCGAACTTCAGAGGAACTTCCAGCTGATGCGAGAGCTGGACCAGAGGACGGAAG ATAAGAAAGCAGAGATTGACATCCTGGCTGCAGAGTACATCTCCACGGTGAAGACGCTGTCTCCAGACCAGCGCGTGGAGCGCCTGCAGAAGATCCAGAACGCCTACAGCAAGTGCAAGGAATACAGTGACGACAAAGTGCAGCTGGCCATGCAGACCTACGAGATG GTGGATAAACACATTCGAAGGCTTGATGCAGACCTGGCGCGCTTTGAGGCAGATCTGAAGGACAAGATGGAGGGCAGTGATTTTGAAAGCTCCGGAGGGCGAGGGTTAAAAA AAGGCCGgggtcagaaagaaaaaagagggtcccggggccgaggcaggaggacatCAGAGGAAGACAcaccaaagaaaaagaagcacaAAGGAGG TGGCAACAGCGTTCTGAGTCTTCCTGCTCCTTCCTGCTCGGAACCTGAAGGCCCTGTCCCGACCGTGCCTTTTCTGCGTGAAAGTGGGACTCCTCCTGGTCTCTTCCTCACCCAGTGCTGTTTCTCAAGGGTATGCTAG
- the ING5 gene encoding inhibitor of growth protein 5 isoform X1, translated as MISAHCNLHLPGSSNSHALASRVAGTVAVHHHAWIIFVFLVETGFHHVGQAGLKLLTSTDLPVLLSQSAGITGIENLPCELQRNFQLMRELDQRTEDKKAEIDILAAEYISTVKTLSPDQRVERLQKIQNAYSKCKEYSDDKVQLAMQTYEMVDKHIRRLDADLARFEADLKDKMEGSDFESSGGRGLKKGRGQKEKRGSRGRGRRTSEEDTPKKKKHKGGGNSVLSLPAPSCSEPEGPVPTVPFLRESGTPPGLFLTQCCFSRWQCCSCPIARRRDRLVRPALKLGSDVQGAKEAPSRGTGGWCRAGSSTPWPHAMALPQARLRGQ; from the exons atgatctcagcacactgcaacctccacctcccaggttcaagcaattctcatgccctagcctcccgagtagctgggactgtagctgtgcaccaccacgcctggataatttttgtatttttagtagagacggggtttcaccatgttggccaggctggtcttaaactcctgacctcaactgatttgCCTGTcttgctctcccaaagtgctgggattacag GTATCGAGAACCTTCCCTGCGAACTTCAGAGGAACTTCCAGCTGATGCGAGAGCTGGACCAGAGGACGGAAG ATAAGAAAGCAGAGATTGACATCCTGGCTGCAGAGTACATCTCCACGGTGAAGACGCTGTCTCCAGACCAGCGCGTGGAGCGCCTGCAGAAGATCCAGAACGCCTACAGCAAGTGCAAGGAATACAGTGACGACAAAGTGCAGCTGGCCATGCAGACCTACGAGATG GTGGATAAACACATTCGAAGGCTTGATGCAGACCTGGCGCGCTTTGAGGCAGATCTGAAGGACAAGATGGAGGGCAGTGATTTTGAAAGCTCCGGAGGGCGAGGGTTAAAAA AAGGCCGgggtcagaaagaaaaaagagggtcccggggccgaggcaggaggacatCAGAGGAAGACAcaccaaagaaaaagaagcacaAAGGAGG TGGCAACAGCGTTCTGAGTCTTCCTGCTCCTTCCTGCTCGGAACCTGAAGGCCCTGTCCCGACCGTGCCTTTTCTGCGTGAAAGTGGGACTCCTCCTGGTCTCTTCCTCACCCAGTGCTGTTTCTCAAGG TGGCAGTGCTGCTCCTGTCCCATTGCAAGACGTCGAGACAGGCTGGTAAGGCCAGCTCTGAAGCTGGGCTCTGACGTCCAAGGCGCCAAGGAGGCCCCTTCCAGAGGGACAGGAGGATGGTGCAG GGCTGGTAGCAGCACTCCCTGGCCACACGCCATGGCGCTCCCTCAGGCGAGACTGAGAGGCCAGTGA
- the ING5 gene encoding inhibitor of growth protein 5 isoform X4, whose amino-acid sequence MISAHCNLHLPGSSNSHALASRVAGTVAVHHHAWIIFVFLVETGFHHVGQAGLKLLTSTDLPVLLSQSAGITGIENLPCELQRNFQLMRELDQRTEDKKAEIDILAAEYISTVKTLSPDQRVERLQKIQNAYSKCKEYSDDKVQLAMQTYEMVDKHIRRLDADLARFEADLKDKMEGSDFESSGGRGLKKGRGQKEKRGSRGRGRRTSEEDTPKKKKHKGGSEFTDTILSVHPSDVLDMPVDPNEPTYCLCHQVSYGEMIGCDNPDCPIEWFHFACVDLTTKPKGK is encoded by the exons atgatctcagcacactgcaacctccacctcccaggttcaagcaattctcatgccctagcctcccgagtagctgggactgtagctgtgcaccaccacgcctggataatttttgtatttttagtagagacggggtttcaccatgttggccaggctggtcttaaactcctgacctcaactgatttgCCTGTcttgctctcccaaagtgctgggattacag GTATCGAGAACCTTCCCTGCGAACTTCAGAGGAACTTCCAGCTGATGCGAGAGCTGGACCAGAGGACGGAAG ATAAGAAAGCAGAGATTGACATCCTGGCTGCAGAGTACATCTCCACGGTGAAGACGCTGTCTCCAGACCAGCGCGTGGAGCGCCTGCAGAAGATCCAGAACGCCTACAGCAAGTGCAAGGAATACAGTGACGACAAAGTGCAGCTGGCCATGCAGACCTACGAGATG GTGGATAAACACATTCGAAGGCTTGATGCAGACCTGGCGCGCTTTGAGGCAGATCTGAAGGACAAGATGGAGGGCAGTGATTTTGAAAGCTCCGGAGGGCGAGGGTTAAAAA AAGGCCGgggtcagaaagaaaaaagagggtcccggggccgaggcaggaggacatCAGAGGAAGACAcaccaaagaaaaagaagcacaAAGGAGG GTCTGAGTTCACTGACACCATCCTGTCCGTGCACCCCTCTGACGTGCTGGACATGCCCGTGGACCCGAACGAACCCACGTACTGCCTTTGCCACCAGGTCTCCTATGGGGAGATGATTGGCTGTGACAATCCAGAC TGTCCAATTGAGTGGTTTCACTTTGCCTGCGTGGACCTTACCACGAAACCCAAAGGAAAATG a
- the ING5 gene encoding inhibitor of growth protein 5 isoform X2, whose product MISAHCNLHLPGSSNSHALASRVAGTVAVHHHAWIIFVFLVETGFHHVGQAGLKLLTSTDLPVLLSQSAGITGIENLPCELQRNFQLMRELDQRTEDKKAEIDILAAEYISTVKTLSPDQRVERLQKIQNAYSKCKEYSDDKVQLAMQTYEMVDKHIRRLDADLARFEADLKDKMEGSDFESSGGRGLKKGRGQKEKRGSRGRGRRTSEEDTPKKKKHKGGGNSVLSLPAPSCSEPEGPVPTVPFLRESGTPPGLFLTQCCFSRWQCCSCPIARRRDRLVRPALKLGSDVQGAKEAPSRGTGGWCRWADGSS is encoded by the exons atgatctcagcacactgcaacctccacctcccaggttcaagcaattctcatgccctagcctcccgagtagctgggactgtagctgtgcaccaccacgcctggataatttttgtatttttagtagagacggggtttcaccatgttggccaggctggtcttaaactcctgacctcaactgatttgCCTGTcttgctctcccaaagtgctgggattacag GTATCGAGAACCTTCCCTGCGAACTTCAGAGGAACTTCCAGCTGATGCGAGAGCTGGACCAGAGGACGGAAG ATAAGAAAGCAGAGATTGACATCCTGGCTGCAGAGTACATCTCCACGGTGAAGACGCTGTCTCCAGACCAGCGCGTGGAGCGCCTGCAGAAGATCCAGAACGCCTACAGCAAGTGCAAGGAATACAGTGACGACAAAGTGCAGCTGGCCATGCAGACCTACGAGATG GTGGATAAACACATTCGAAGGCTTGATGCAGACCTGGCGCGCTTTGAGGCAGATCTGAAGGACAAGATGGAGGGCAGTGATTTTGAAAGCTCCGGAGGGCGAGGGTTAAAAA AAGGCCGgggtcagaaagaaaaaagagggtcccggggccgaggcaggaggacatCAGAGGAAGACAcaccaaagaaaaagaagcacaAAGGAGG TGGCAACAGCGTTCTGAGTCTTCCTGCTCCTTCCTGCTCGGAACCTGAAGGCCCTGTCCCGACCGTGCCTTTTCTGCGTGAAAGTGGGACTCCTCCTGGTCTCTTCCTCACCCAGTGCTGTTTCTCAAGG TGGCAGTGCTGCTCCTGTCCCATTGCAAGACGTCGAGACAGGCTGGTAAGGCCAGCTCTGAAGCTGGGCTCTGACGTCCAAGGCGCCAAGGAGGCCCCTTCCAGAGGGACAGGAGGATGGTGCAGGTGGGCAGATGGGTCATCCTGA
- the ING5 gene encoding inhibitor of growth protein 5 isoform X7, producing the protein MISAHCNLHLPGSSNSHALASRVAGTVAVHHHAWIIFVFLVETGFHHVGQAGLKLLTSTDLPVLLSQSAGITGIENLPCELQRNFQLMRELDQRTEDKKAEIDILAAEYISTVKTLSPDQRVERLQKIQNAYSKCKEYSDDKVQLAMQTYEMVDKHIRRLDADLARFEADLKDKMEGSDFESSGGRGLKKGRGQKEKRGSRGRGRRTSEEDTPKKKKHKGGSEFTDTILSVHPSDVLDMPVDPNEPTYCLCHQVSYGEMIGCDNPDCPIEWFHFACVDLTTKPKGKWFCPRCVQEKRKKK; encoded by the exons atgatctcagcacactgcaacctccacctcccaggttcaagcaattctcatgccctagcctcccgagtagctgggactgtagctgtgcaccaccacgcctggataatttttgtatttttagtagagacggggtttcaccatgttggccaggctggtcttaaactcctgacctcaactgatttgCCTGTcttgctctcccaaagtgctgggattacag GTATCGAGAACCTTCCCTGCGAACTTCAGAGGAACTTCCAGCTGATGCGAGAGCTGGACCAGAGGACGGAAG ATAAGAAAGCAGAGATTGACATCCTGGCTGCAGAGTACATCTCCACGGTGAAGACGCTGTCTCCAGACCAGCGCGTGGAGCGCCTGCAGAAGATCCAGAACGCCTACAGCAAGTGCAAGGAATACAGTGACGACAAAGTGCAGCTGGCCATGCAGACCTACGAGATG GTGGATAAACACATTCGAAGGCTTGATGCAGACCTGGCGCGCTTTGAGGCAGATCTGAAGGACAAGATGGAGGGCAGTGATTTTGAAAGCTCCGGAGGGCGAGGGTTAAAAA AAGGCCGgggtcagaaagaaaaaagagggtcccggggccgaggcaggaggacatCAGAGGAAGACAcaccaaagaaaaagaagcacaAAGGAGG GTCTGAGTTCACTGACACCATCCTGTCCGTGCACCCCTCTGACGTGCTGGACATGCCCGTGGACCCGAACGAACCCACGTACTGCCTTTGCCACCAGGTCTCCTATGGGGAGATGATTGGCTGTGACAATCCAGAC TGTCCAATTGAGTGGTTTCACTTTGCCTGCGTGGACCTTACCACGAAACCCAAAGGAAAATG GTTCTGTCCACGGTGTGtccaggaaaagaggaagaagaagtag
- the ING5 gene encoding inhibitor of growth protein 5 isoform X3 produces the protein MISAHCNLHLPGSSNSHALASRVAGTVAVHHHAWIIFVFLVETGFHHVGQAGLKLLTSTDLPVLLSQSAGITGIENLPCELQRNFQLMRELDQRTEDKKAEIDILAAEYISTVKTLSPDQRVERLQKIQNAYSKCKEYSDDKVQLAMQTYEMVDKHIRRLDADLARFEADLKDKMEGSDFESSGGRGLKKGRGQKEKRGSRGRGRRTSEEDTPKKKKHKGGSEFTDTILSVHPSDVLDMPVDPNEPTYCLCHQVSYGEMIGCDNPDCPIEWFHFACVDLTTKPKGK, from the exons atgatctcagcacactgcaacctccacctcccaggttcaagcaattctcatgccctagcctcccgagtagctgggactgtagctgtgcaccaccacgcctggataatttttgtatttttagtagagacggggtttcaccatgttggccaggctggtcttaaactcctgacctcaactgatttgCCTGTcttgctctcccaaagtgctgggattacag GTATCGAGAACCTTCCCTGCGAACTTCAGAGGAACTTCCAGCTGATGCGAGAGCTGGACCAGAGGACGGAAG ATAAGAAAGCAGAGATTGACATCCTGGCTGCAGAGTACATCTCCACGGTGAAGACGCTGTCTCCAGACCAGCGCGTGGAGCGCCTGCAGAAGATCCAGAACGCCTACAGCAAGTGCAAGGAATACAGTGACGACAAAGTGCAGCTGGCCATGCAGACCTACGAGATG GTGGATAAACACATTCGAAGGCTTGATGCAGACCTGGCGCGCTTTGAGGCAGATCTGAAGGACAAGATGGAGGGCAGTGATTTTGAAAGCTCCGGAGGGCGAGGGTTAAAAA AAGGCCGgggtcagaaagaaaaaagagggtcccggggccgaggcaggaggacatCAGAGGAAGACAcaccaaagaaaaagaagcacaAAGGAGG GTCTGAGTTCACTGACACCATCCTGTCCGTGCACCCCTCTGACGTGCTGGACATGCCCGTGGACCCGAACGAACCCACGTACTGCCTTTGCCACCAGGTCTCCTATGGGGAGATGATTGGCTGTGACAATCCAGAC TGTCCAATTGAGTGGTTTCACTTTGCCTGCGTGGACCTTACCACGAAACCCAAAGGAAAATG A
- the ING5 gene encoding inhibitor of growth protein 5 isoform X5, translated as MGARVTPQDPGGLIGIENLPCELQRNFQLMRELDQRTEDKKAEIDILAAEYISTVKTLSPDQRVERLQKIQNAYSKCKEYSDDKVQLAMQTYEMVDKHIRRLDADLARFEADLKDKMEGSDFESSGGRGLKKGRGQKEKRGSRGRGRRTSEEDTPKKKKHKGGSEFTDTILSVHPSDVLDMPVDPNEPTYCLCHQVSYGEMIGCDNPDCPIEWFHFACVDLTTKPKGKWFCPRCVQEKRKKK; from the exons GTATCGAGAACCTTCCCTGCGAACTTCAGAGGAACTTCCAGCTGATGCGAGAGCTGGACCAGAGGACGGAAG ATAAGAAAGCAGAGATTGACATCCTGGCTGCAGAGTACATCTCCACGGTGAAGACGCTGTCTCCAGACCAGCGCGTGGAGCGCCTGCAGAAGATCCAGAACGCCTACAGCAAGTGCAAGGAATACAGTGACGACAAAGTGCAGCTGGCCATGCAGACCTACGAGATG GTGGATAAACACATTCGAAGGCTTGATGCAGACCTGGCGCGCTTTGAGGCAGATCTGAAGGACAAGATGGAGGGCAGTGATTTTGAAAGCTCCGGAGGGCGAGGGTTAAAAA AAGGCCGgggtcagaaagaaaaaagagggtcccggggccgaggcaggaggacatCAGAGGAAGACAcaccaaagaaaaagaagcacaAAGGAGG GTCTGAGTTCACTGACACCATCCTGTCCGTGCACCCCTCTGACGTGCTGGACATGCCCGTGGACCCGAACGAACCCACGTACTGCCTTTGCCACCAGGTCTCCTATGGGGAGATGATTGGCTGTGACAATCCAGAC TGTCCAATTGAGTGGTTTCACTTTGCCTGCGTGGACCTTACCACGAAACCCAAAGGAAAATG GTTCTGTCCACGGTGTGtccaggaaaagaggaagaagaagtag
- the ING5 gene encoding inhibitor of growth protein 5 isoform X8, translating into MRELDQRTEDKKAEIDILAAEYISTVKTLSPDQRVERLQKIQNAYSKCKEYSDDKVQLAMQTYEMVDKHIRRLDADLARFEADLKDKMEGSDFESSGGRGLKKGRGQKEKRGSRGRGRRTSEEDTPKKKKHKGGSEFTDTILSVHPSDVLDMPVDPNEPTYCLCHQVSYGEMIGCDNPDCPIEWFHFACVDLTTKPKGKWFCPRCVQEKRKKK; encoded by the exons ATGCGAGAGCTGGACCAGAGGACGGAAG ATAAGAAAGCAGAGATTGACATCCTGGCTGCAGAGTACATCTCCACGGTGAAGACGCTGTCTCCAGACCAGCGCGTGGAGCGCCTGCAGAAGATCCAGAACGCCTACAGCAAGTGCAAGGAATACAGTGACGACAAAGTGCAGCTGGCCATGCAGACCTACGAGATG GTGGATAAACACATTCGAAGGCTTGATGCAGACCTGGCGCGCTTTGAGGCAGATCTGAAGGACAAGATGGAGGGCAGTGATTTTGAAAGCTCCGGAGGGCGAGGGTTAAAAA AAGGCCGgggtcagaaagaaaaaagagggtcccggggccgaggcaggaggacatCAGAGGAAGACAcaccaaagaaaaagaagcacaAAGGAGG GTCTGAGTTCACTGACACCATCCTGTCCGTGCACCCCTCTGACGTGCTGGACATGCCCGTGGACCCGAACGAACCCACGTACTGCCTTTGCCACCAGGTCTCCTATGGGGAGATGATTGGCTGTGACAATCCAGAC TGTCCAATTGAGTGGTTTCACTTTGCCTGCGTGGACCTTACCACGAAACCCAAAGGAAAATG GTTCTGTCCACGGTGTGtccaggaaaagaggaagaagaagtag